Proteins encoded within one genomic window of Esox lucius isolate fEsoLuc1 chromosome 12, fEsoLuc1.pri, whole genome shotgun sequence:
- the atp5f1e gene encoding ATP synthase subunit epsilon, mitochondrial: protein MVAYWRQAGLSYIRFSAICASAVRAALKPQFKVEALKVAESSVKVYKPKAIA, encoded by the exons ATGGTTGCATATTGGAGACAAGCGGGCCTTAG CTACATTCGCTTCTCTGCTATATGCGCGAGTGCTGTTCGTGCGGCATTGAAACCCCAGTTCAAAGTCGAGGCACTGAAGGTGGCGGAGTCCAGCGTCAAAGTCTATAAGCCGAAGGCAATAGCAT GA
- the prelid3b gene encoding PRELI domain containing protein 3B (The RefSeq protein has 1 substitution compared to this genomic sequence), giving the protein MKIWTSEHVFNHPWETVTKAAMQKYPNPMNPGVVGVDVLNRHVDTQGRLCSNRLLSTEWGLPSLAKTLIGITRTNTYIQENSVVDPKEKTFELQSSNISCTNIASVDEKLTYRPHPQDPQKTILTQEALISVKGISLSSYLEGLMAKTISANAGKGREAMEWVIRRLNTEIEELAATAQATIRIPMAAAVTEK; this is encoded by the exons ATGAAGATCTGGACATCAGAACATGTATTCAA TCACCCATGGGAGACCGTGACCAAGGCAGCCATGCAGAAGTATCCCAACCCCATGAATCCCGGCGTGGTGGGGGTGGACGTCCTGAACAGACACGTTGACACACAGGGCCGGCTATGCAGCAACAGACTGCTCAGCACAGAGTGGGGCCTGCCCTCCTTGGCCAAGACA CTCATTGGTATCACGAGAACGAACACATACATTCAAGAAAATTCAGTAGTGGATCCCAAGGAAAAGACATTTGAGCTGCAATCTTCAAAT ATTTCATGTACTAATATTGTGTCTGTGGACGAGAAGTTAACGTACAGGCCTCATCCGCAGGACCCCCAAAA GACTATTCTCACACAAGAGGCATTGATTTCTGTTAAAGGAATTAGTCTGAGCAGTTACCTAGAGGGTCTCATGGCCAAAACAATCTCTGCAAATGCAGGCAAA GGACGAGAGGCGATGGAGTGGGTCATCAGGAGGTTAAACACAGAGATCGAGGAGCTGGCAGCAACTGCACAGGCCACCATCCGCATCCCCATGGCTGCAGCAGTCACAGAGAAGTGA